One stretch of Streptomyces sp. R21 DNA includes these proteins:
- a CDS encoding purple acid phosphatase family protein — MDIPDFGIPEQLAGRMSMAEQHEYLRTKLSRRRTLVTAGMVAGGLLTGCSGSGTVTANGSASPTPAATARVAGSAVTPFGRHLAFGADPKTKMRISWQVPFAVKKPYVRIGTRPEELSRKIDAEVRDLHTPGLTGVRLAVEQYYLHAALDGLKPGTTYYYGVGHDGFDPASPQHRSTIGSFRTAPARPEKFTFTAFGDQGVSPAAAANDHVLLRQKPAFHLHAGDICYADPTGQGKKSDSYDAGFWDLFLKQNESVAKSVPWMVTTGNHDMEAWYSPDGYGGQLARWSLPDSGFDPHKAPGVYAFTYGNVAFVALDANDVSYEIPANRGYTDGKQTKWLDRTLGRLRATREVDFVVVFFHHCAYSTSSHASDGGVRAEWLPLFAKHQVDLVINGHNHVYERTDAIKAGEVGRPVPVGASTDPTRDGIVYVTAGGGGKDLYSFPSGVKDSYEGHVRHRESVPSFHWTKSRQMKAESVEWSRVRYTGFSFLSVEAEAGTTPKLKVSALAQSGERIDHFEVRRGA, encoded by the coding sequence ATGGACATCCCCGACTTCGGCATTCCGGAGCAGCTCGCGGGCCGGATGAGCATGGCCGAGCAGCACGAGTACCTGCGGACGAAGCTGTCCCGGCGGCGCACACTGGTGACGGCGGGCATGGTGGCGGGCGGGCTGCTGACCGGCTGCTCCGGGTCGGGCACGGTGACCGCGAACGGTTCCGCCTCGCCCACCCCGGCCGCCACGGCCCGGGTCGCCGGCTCCGCCGTCACCCCCTTCGGCCGCCATCTCGCCTTCGGCGCCGACCCGAAGACGAAGATGCGGATCTCCTGGCAGGTGCCGTTCGCGGTGAAGAAGCCGTACGTGCGCATCGGGACCCGGCCCGAGGAGCTGAGCCGGAAGATCGATGCGGAGGTCCGCGATCTGCACACCCCGGGGCTGACCGGCGTGCGCCTGGCCGTCGAGCAGTACTACCTGCACGCGGCCCTGGACGGCCTGAAGCCCGGCACGACGTACTACTACGGCGTCGGCCACGACGGCTTCGACCCGGCCTCGCCGCAGCACCGGTCGACGATCGGCTCGTTCCGCACGGCGCCCGCGCGGCCGGAGAAGTTCACCTTCACCGCCTTCGGCGACCAGGGCGTCAGCCCGGCCGCGGCGGCCAACGACCATGTACTGCTGCGGCAGAAGCCCGCCTTCCACCTGCACGCCGGGGACATCTGCTACGCGGACCCGACGGGCCAGGGCAAGAAGTCGGACTCGTACGACGCCGGGTTCTGGGACCTGTTCCTCAAGCAGAACGAGTCGGTGGCGAAGTCCGTGCCCTGGATGGTGACGACCGGCAACCACGACATGGAGGCCTGGTACTCACCGGACGGCTACGGCGGCCAGCTGGCCCGCTGGTCGCTCCCGGACAGCGGCTTCGACCCGCACAAGGCGCCGGGCGTGTACGCGTTCACGTACGGCAACGTCGCTTTCGTGGCGCTGGACGCGAACGACGTGTCGTACGAGATTCCCGCCAACCGGGGCTACACGGACGGCAAGCAGACGAAGTGGCTGGACCGGACGCTGGGTCGGCTGCGGGCGACGAGGGAGGTCGACTTCGTGGTCGTCTTCTTCCACCACTGTGCCTACTCGACGTCCTCGCACGCATCCGACGGCGGGGTGCGCGCCGAGTGGCTGCCGCTGTTCGCGAAGCACCAGGTGGACCTGGTGATCAACGGGCACAACCATGTGTACGAGCGGACCGACGCGATCAAAGCCGGCGAGGTCGGCAGGCCGGTGCCGGTCGGCGCGTCGACGGATCCGACGCGGGACGGGATCGTGTACGTCACCGCGGGCGGCGGCGGCAAGGACCTCTACTCGTTCCCCTCGGGCGTCAAGGACAGCTACGAGGGGCATGTCCGCCACCGTGAGTCCGTGCCGTCGTTCCACTGGACGAAGTCACGGCAGATGAAGGCGGAGAGCGTGGAGTGGTCTCGGGTGCGGTACACCGGCTTCTCCTTCCTCTCGGTGGAGGCGGAGGCCGGTACGACACCGAAGCTGAAGGTGTCGGCGCTCGCGCAGAGCGGTGAGCGCATCGATCACTTCGAGGTGCGGCGCGGCGCCTGA
- a CDS encoding NADP-dependent oxidoreductase: MNDTGRNDIALTVQQTARPTGFPTPDHFRFVESPVPEPAPGTALVENLYWSVDPYHREMMDGDFELNAPLEGRALGRVIASRDPALPEGEIVFHRHGWRTHSVVRPEETRRLPRHDGVPLSAHLSILGGTGLTAYVGLTRIAQLRGGEDLFVSAAAGGVGTATGRLARLLGAGRLVGSTGSAAKAAYLTQHVGYDEVFDYHAGPVADLLSKAAPDGIDLFVDNVGGEHLGAAIGALREHGRVVRIGTVGQYNAPDAPLALFNHADVVEKSLRIEGFLVSNYRDVQEELYEFAVPHLQSGRLALDETIVEGFDRIVDAFLLMLRGGNTGKIIVRGAEG, encoded by the coding sequence ATGAACGACACCGGCAGGAACGACATCGCGCTCACCGTCCAGCAGACCGCCCGCCCGACCGGCTTCCCCACCCCGGACCACTTCCGCTTCGTCGAGTCGCCCGTCCCCGAGCCGGCCCCCGGCACGGCGCTCGTCGAGAACCTGTACTGGTCCGTCGACCCGTATCACCGCGAGATGATGGACGGCGACTTCGAGCTGAACGCCCCGCTGGAGGGCCGGGCGCTCGGCCGGGTGATCGCGTCCCGGGATCCGGCGCTCCCGGAGGGGGAGATCGTCTTCCACCGTCACGGCTGGCGCACCCACTCCGTCGTGCGCCCCGAGGAGACCAGACGGCTTCCCCGCCACGACGGCGTGCCTCTCTCCGCGCACCTGAGCATCCTCGGCGGCACCGGCCTCACCGCGTACGTCGGCCTCACCCGCATCGCCCAACTCCGCGGCGGTGAGGACCTGTTCGTCTCGGCGGCCGCGGGAGGCGTCGGTACGGCCACCGGGCGTCTGGCCCGGCTGCTGGGCGCCGGACGACTGGTGGGCAGCACGGGCAGCGCGGCGAAGGCGGCGTATCTCACTCAACACGTGGGCTACGACGAGGTGTTCGACTACCACGCCGGCCCCGTCGCCGACCTCCTGTCGAAGGCGGCCCCCGACGGCATCGACCTGTTCGTGGACAACGTCGGCGGCGAGCACCTCGGCGCTGCGATCGGCGCGCTGCGCGAGCACGGCCGGGTGGTGCGGATCGGCACCGTCGGCCAGTACAACGCCCCCGACGCGCCGCTCGCCCTCTTCAACCACGCCGACGTGGTCGAGAAGAGCCTGCGCATCGAGGGCTTCCTCGTGAGCAACTACCGTGATGTGCAAGAGGAGTTGTACGAGTTCGCCGTACCGCATCTGCAGAGCGGCCGGCTCGCCCTCGACGAGACGATCGTCGAGGGCTTCGACCGGATCGTGGACGCGTTCCTGCTGATGCTGCGCGGCGGCAACACCGGCAAGATCATCGTCAGGGGTGCCGAGGGGTAG
- a CDS encoding branched-chain amino acid aminotransferase, with translation MTTPTIELKPSSSPLSDAERQAILASPGFGRHFTDHMVTIKWTEGRGWHDGQLVPYGPLSLDPANMTLHYAQEIFEGLKAYRQPDGSVATFRPEMNAQRFQRSARRLGMPELPVETFIEACDALVQQDRDWVPAHGGEESLYLRPFMIATEVGLGVKPANEYLFLVIASPAGAYFAGGVKPVSIWLSEDRVRAVPGGMGDAKTGGNYAASLLAQAEAAAKGCDQVAYLDAVEHKWVEELGGMNLYFVYGAASNEKPVIVTPELTGSLLAGVTRDSLLTVARDLGYESEEGRVSIDQWQADTENGTLTEVFACGTAAVITPVGTVKRTGAEWKQSGGEPGEVTLKLREALLDIQRGIREDKHGWMHPLG, from the coding sequence ATGACGACGCCCACGATCGAGCTCAAGCCCTCCTCCAGCCCGCTCTCCGACGCGGAGCGCCAGGCGATCCTGGCCAGCCCCGGCTTCGGCCGCCACTTCACCGACCACATGGTGACCATCAAGTGGACCGAGGGCCGCGGCTGGCACGACGGCCAGCTCGTTCCGTACGGTCCGCTCTCCCTCGACCCGGCGAACATGACCCTGCACTACGCGCAGGAGATCTTCGAGGGGCTCAAGGCGTACCGCCAGCCCGACGGTTCCGTGGCCACCTTCCGCCCCGAGATGAACGCCCAGCGCTTCCAGCGGTCCGCGCGCCGCCTCGGGATGCCGGAGCTGCCCGTCGAGACGTTCATCGAGGCGTGCGACGCGCTGGTCCAGCAGGACCGCGACTGGGTTCCGGCGCACGGCGGCGAGGAGTCCCTCTACCTGCGCCCCTTCATGATCGCGACCGAGGTCGGCCTGGGCGTGAAGCCCGCCAACGAGTACCTGTTCCTGGTCATCGCCTCGCCCGCCGGCGCGTACTTCGCGGGCGGCGTGAAGCCCGTCTCCATCTGGCTCTCGGAGGACCGCGTGCGCGCCGTCCCCGGCGGCATGGGCGACGCCAAGACCGGCGGCAACTACGCGGCCTCCCTCCTCGCGCAGGCCGAGGCCGCCGCGAAGGGCTGCGACCAGGTCGCCTACCTCGACGCCGTGGAGCACAAGTGGGTCGAGGAACTCGGCGGCATGAACCTGTACTTCGTGTACGGCGCTGCGTCCAATGAAAAGCCGGTGATCGTCACCCCCGAGCTGACCGGCTCCCTCCTCGCCGGTGTCACCCGTGACTCGCTCCTCACCGTCGCCCGCGACCTGGGTTACGAGTCGGAGGAGGGTCGTGTCTCCATCGACCAGTGGCAGGCCGACACGGAGAACGGCACCCTCACCGAGGTCTTCGCCTGCGGTACGGCCGCGGTCATCACGCCCGTCGGCACGGTCAAGCGCACCGGTGCCGAGTGGAAGCAGTCGGGCGGCGAGCCCGGCGAGGTCACCCTGAAGCTGCGCGAGGCCCTGCTGGACATCCAGCGCGGCATCCGCGAGGACAAGCACGGCTGGATGCACCCGCTGGGCTAG
- a CDS encoding 3-isopropylmalate dehydrogenase: MSRSINLAVIPGDGIGQEVVAEGLKVLSAVLPQDVKLETKEFDFGARRYHATGETLTDADLDALKQHDVILLGAIGDPSVPSGVLERGFLLKLRFAFDHHVNLRPSKLLPGVATPLAGQPEIDFVVVREGTEGPYTGNGGTIRKGTEHEVATEVSVNTAFGVERVVRDAFARAQARPRKKLALIHKNNVLTFAGHLWTNVFNKVAAEFPEVTTEYMHVDAATIYLVTQPERFDVIVTDNLFGDIITDLAAAVSGGIGVAASGNINPSGEFPSMFEPVHGSAPDIAGQGKADPSATVLSVALLLRHLGYESEAARIEDAVAADLAERVGKPARSTAEIGDALAVRVAG; the protein is encoded by the coding sequence ATGTCTCGCAGCATCAATCTCGCAGTGATTCCGGGTGACGGCATCGGCCAGGAGGTCGTGGCCGAAGGCCTGAAGGTCCTCTCCGCCGTCCTTCCGCAGGATGTGAAGCTGGAGACCAAGGAGTTCGACTTCGGCGCGCGGCGCTACCACGCCACCGGTGAGACCCTCACCGACGCCGACCTCGACGCCCTCAAGCAGCACGACGTGATCCTGCTCGGCGCGATCGGCGACCCCTCGGTCCCCTCCGGTGTCCTGGAGCGCGGCTTCCTGCTGAAGCTCCGCTTCGCCTTCGACCACCACGTCAACCTGCGTCCGTCGAAGCTCCTTCCGGGTGTCGCCACGCCGCTGGCCGGCCAGCCGGAGATCGACTTCGTCGTCGTACGCGAAGGCACCGAGGGTCCCTACACGGGCAACGGCGGCACCATCCGCAAGGGCACCGAGCACGAGGTCGCCACCGAGGTCTCCGTCAACACCGCCTTCGGTGTGGAGCGTGTGGTCCGTGACGCGTTCGCCCGCGCCCAGGCCCGCCCCCGCAAGAAGCTCGCGCTCATCCACAAGAACAACGTGCTGACCTTCGCGGGTCACCTGTGGACCAACGTCTTCAACAAGGTGGCCGCGGAGTTCCCCGAGGTCACCACCGAGTACATGCACGTGGACGCGGCGACGATCTACCTCGTCACGCAGCCCGAGCGCTTCGACGTGATCGTCACCGACAACCTCTTCGGCGACATCATCACCGACCTCGCCGCGGCCGTCTCCGGCGGCATCGGCGTCGCCGCCTCCGGGAACATCAACCCGAGCGGCGAGTTCCCGTCGATGTTCGAACCCGTGCACGGTTCGGCGCCCGACATCGCGGGCCAGGGCAAGGCCGACCCGTCGGCCACCGTCCTGTCCGTCGCCCTCCTGCTGCGTCACCTCGGCTACGAGTCCGAGGCCGCCCGCATCGAGGACGCGGTCGCCGCCGACCTCGCCGAACGTGTCGGCAAGCCTGCCCGCAGCACCGCGGAAATCGGCGACGCGCTCGCGGTACGAGTAGCCGGCTGA
- a CDS encoding alpha/beta fold hydrolase produces MATHRIHHRSTTVRGHEIHYREAGPADAPVLLLLHGFPTSSHMFRDLIPLLADGYHLIAPDHLGFGRSAAPAADEFPYSFAELAEITGEFTEQLGLKEYALYIQDYGAPIGLRLALAHPERVTAIITQNGNAYEEGLGADAWAPVLALIAERTPKTEAPVREISSLDGIKWQYLHGVPADEQDLVSPDAYHHDAALMARPGQPEIQLDLISDYGSNFALYPAFQEYFRTAQVPVLAVWGAHDQIFVPAGALAFQRDLPHAEVHLLPTGHFALETHADQIAGLMRDFLERNLPTT; encoded by the coding sequence ATGGCCACCCACCGGATCCACCACCGCAGCACCACCGTCCGCGGCCACGAGATCCACTACCGCGAGGCAGGCCCCGCCGACGCCCCCGTCCTGCTCCTCCTGCACGGCTTCCCGACCAGCTCGCACATGTTCCGCGACCTGATCCCCCTCCTCGCCGACGGCTACCACCTGATCGCCCCGGACCACCTCGGCTTCGGCCGCTCGGCGGCGCCCGCGGCCGACGAGTTCCCGTACTCCTTCGCCGAACTGGCCGAGATCACCGGGGAGTTCACCGAGCAGCTGGGCCTGAAGGAGTACGCGCTCTACATCCAGGACTACGGCGCCCCGATCGGCCTGCGGCTCGCGCTGGCACACCCCGAGCGGGTGACCGCGATCATCACGCAGAACGGCAACGCGTACGAGGAGGGGCTCGGCGCCGACGCCTGGGCGCCCGTGCTGGCCCTGATCGCCGAGCGCACCCCGAAGACCGAGGCACCGGTCCGTGAGATCAGCAGCCTCGACGGCATCAAGTGGCAGTACCTGCACGGAGTTCCGGCCGACGAGCAGGACCTGGTCAGCCCGGACGCGTACCACCACGACGCCGCGCTGATGGCCCGCCCCGGCCAGCCCGAGATCCAGCTCGACCTGATCTCCGACTACGGCTCCAACTTCGCCCTCTACCCGGCCTTCCAGGAGTACTTCCGCACCGCCCAGGTCCCCGTCCTCGCCGTCTGGGGCGCCCACGACCAGATCTTCGTCCCCGCGGGCGCACTCGCCTTCCAGCGCGACCTCCCGCACGCGGAGGTCCACCTGCTCCCCACGGGCCACTTCGCCCTGGAGACGCACGCCGACCAGATCGCCGGCCTCATGCGGGACTTTCTCGAACGGAACCTGCCCACGACCTGA
- a CDS encoding LysR family transcriptional regulator, which translates to MQQSSPPGAAPLPDMNLLPALDALLRAGSVAGAADELNVSPSAMSRTLGRLRRVVGDPLLVPSGRGLTLTPRAHEMQPRVQAALAAAVAALRPPREVELALLRREFRIRTNDGIAMSLGAPLLELVAREAPGVRLRLLPEGDEDPADLRTHVDLDVGELPDPLPHDVRNSALREHRYVAVARADAEFARGPLTPHRFAELPHITVTRRGRTYSVVDERLAELGLSRDVLATAPTYGAACFFALRTDALALVPSEVATEAARVMPLAILEIPLELPVATTGLAWHVRLDTDPAHRWLRGALARVAAEASPQTSAVTPSGAAGAAPAAP; encoded by the coding sequence ATGCAGCAATCTTCGCCGCCGGGGGCTGCGCCCCTGCCGGACATGAACCTCCTGCCCGCCCTGGACGCCCTGCTGCGCGCGGGCAGTGTCGCGGGCGCGGCGGACGAGCTGAACGTGTCGCCCTCGGCGATGAGCCGCACGCTGGGCCGGCTGCGCCGCGTGGTCGGCGACCCGCTTCTCGTCCCCTCGGGCCGGGGCCTGACGCTGACACCCCGGGCGCACGAGATGCAGCCCCGGGTGCAGGCCGCGCTGGCGGCGGCGGTCGCGGCGCTGCGGCCACCGAGGGAGGTCGAACTTGCGCTTTTGAGGCGGGAGTTCAGGATCCGCACGAACGACGGGATCGCCATGTCGCTCGGCGCCCCGCTCCTTGAGCTGGTGGCGCGCGAGGCTCCCGGTGTACGGCTGCGACTGCTGCCGGAGGGCGACGAGGACCCGGCGGACCTGCGCACCCATGTCGACCTGGACGTGGGCGAGTTGCCCGACCCGCTCCCGCATGACGTGCGCAACTCCGCGCTGCGCGAGCACCGTTACGTGGCGGTGGCACGGGCCGACGCGGAGTTCGCGCGGGGGCCGCTGACACCGCACCGGTTCGCCGAGCTGCCGCACATCACGGTGACCCGGCGCGGCCGCACCTACAGCGTGGTCGACGAGCGGCTCGCCGAACTCGGCCTAAGCCGCGATGTGTTGGCCACCGCTCCGACGTACGGCGCGGCCTGCTTCTTCGCCCTGCGCACGGACGCGCTGGCGCTGGTGCCGTCCGAGGTCGCGACGGAGGCGGCCCGGGTGATGCCGCTCGCGATCCTGGAGATCCCGCTGGAGCTGCCGGTGGCGACGACCGGCCTCGCGTGGCACGTACGCCTGGACACGGACCCGGCACATCGGTGGCTGCGGGGCGCGCTGGCGCGGGTGGCGGCGGAGGCTTCGCCGCAGACGAGTGCCGTCACACCGTCCGGGGCCGCGGGTGCAGCGCCCGCAGCTCCCTGA
- a CDS encoding LysR family transcriptional regulator translates to MTASDLAPQELRTLVAVADEGGFSAAAVPLGATQSAVSHAVRGIERKLGVVLFERGRYGARPTEAGARAAAHARRVLRMLDTLAAEARGAGAGPGGTDTVAGPLRIAAFRSAALHLLPPALERLAARHPGIEPTVRVVREVGPGTAGEVAEGRADVGIATLGTSSPVPPQLVGDVLLEEPYALVHPAGHPDPRSLPLVDWTENCSSYTRTWWAEQDWIPCATVRAEDDGAVLSMVGSGLGMAIMPALSLTSAPPALDITDLGPQRPTRSVGYVTTPELASTVAVRALIRELRALHPRPRTV, encoded by the coding sequence ATGACCGCGTCCGACCTCGCCCCGCAGGAGCTGCGCACCCTCGTGGCCGTCGCCGACGAGGGCGGCTTCTCGGCGGCCGCCGTCCCGCTCGGCGCGACGCAGTCCGCGGTGTCGCACGCGGTGCGCGGCATCGAACGCAAGCTCGGCGTGGTGCTCTTCGAGCGCGGCCGGTACGGGGCCCGCCCCACCGAGGCGGGCGCCCGGGCCGCGGCGCACGCCCGGCGGGTGCTGCGGATGCTGGACACGCTCGCCGCGGAGGCGCGCGGCGCCGGGGCGGGACCGGGCGGCACCGACACCGTCGCGGGGCCGCTGCGCATCGCGGCCTTCCGCAGTGCGGCGCTGCATCTGCTGCCGCCCGCCCTGGAACGCCTGGCGGCCCGGCACCCCGGGATCGAGCCCACCGTGCGGGTCGTACGGGAGGTCGGGCCGGGCACGGCGGGGGAGGTGGCCGAGGGCCGGGCGGACGTCGGCATCGCCACGCTGGGCACGAGCTCGCCGGTGCCGCCGCAGCTGGTCGGTGACGTCCTGCTGGAGGAGCCGTACGCGCTGGTCCACCCGGCCGGGCATCCCGACCCGCGCTCGCTGCCGCTGGTCGACTGGACCGAGAACTGCTCGTCGTACACCCGCACTTGGTGGGCCGAGCAGGACTGGATCCCCTGCGCGACGGTCCGCGCCGAGGACGACGGAGCAGTGCTCTCGATGGTGGGCAGCGGGCTCGGAATGGCCATCATGCCCGCGCTCTCCCTGACCAGTGCGCCGCCCGCACTCGACATCACCGACCTCGGCCCGCAGCGCCCGACCCGCTCTGTCGGCTACGTCACCACACCCGAACTGGCCTCGACGGTCGCGGTCCGCGCGCTGATCAGGGAGCTGCGGGCGCTGCACCCGCGGCCCCGGACGGTGTGA
- a CDS encoding MFS transporter, giving the protein MMDSRQRGTALLVAGCFFMEMLDGTIVSTAAPQIAADLHTTPASVGLIITAYLVTLAVLIPLSGWLTARFGPRRVFLAAITVFTVASLACALAPDLPTLVGMRVLQGVGGAMMVPVGRLVVLARTAKPDLPRAVACIVWPGLAAPVAAPLLGGLITTYASWHWIFLLNVPLGALALLVARRLIEPGVQSAPPPLDTTGVLLTCTGLAALTWTAHLVSETHSSLAGTALPAAIAAVALAAAGRHLLRTPHPLINLRTLDVQSFRAAALDGSLYMAVVGAVPFLLPLLFQEVFGWGAVKSGAVVLFVFVGNIGIKPATTYLINRFGFRPLLIVSTLGLAATTAACALFTAATPVAVIAVVAALGGVARSAGLTGYSTIAFSELRPDRLRDANALFATGQQLAAGLGVAIAAAALRGGAALTDAPRSAYAVAFVVLGALCLVPTVGALRLRPGAGDAVRRVVAGQRGVTQAIVSDSRKSE; this is encoded by the coding sequence ATGATGGATTCGCGTCAGCGCGGCACCGCGCTCCTCGTCGCAGGCTGTTTCTTCATGGAGATGCTGGACGGCACGATCGTGTCGACCGCCGCCCCGCAGATAGCCGCCGACCTGCACACCACGCCCGCCTCGGTCGGCCTGATCATCACGGCCTACCTCGTCACCCTCGCCGTCCTCATCCCCCTCTCCGGCTGGCTCACCGCCCGCTTCGGCCCGCGCAGGGTCTTCCTCGCCGCGATCACCGTGTTCACCGTCGCCTCGCTGGCCTGCGCCCTCGCCCCGGACCTCCCGACCCTCGTCGGCATGCGCGTCCTCCAGGGCGTCGGGGGCGCGATGATGGTGCCGGTCGGCCGGCTCGTCGTCCTGGCGAGGACCGCCAAGCCCGACCTGCCCCGCGCGGTCGCCTGCATCGTGTGGCCCGGGCTCGCCGCCCCGGTCGCCGCGCCCCTGCTCGGCGGCCTGATCACCACGTACGCCTCCTGGCACTGGATCTTCCTGCTGAACGTGCCCCTCGGCGCCCTCGCCCTGCTCGTCGCTCGCCGCCTCATCGAGCCCGGCGTCCAGAGCGCGCCGCCCCCGCTCGACACCACCGGCGTCCTGCTCACCTGTACCGGCCTCGCCGCTCTGACCTGGACCGCCCACCTGGTCTCCGAGACCCACAGCTCGCTCGCCGGGACGGCCCTGCCCGCCGCGATAGCCGCCGTCGCCCTCGCCGCCGCCGGGCGCCATCTGCTGCGCACCCCGCACCCGTTGATCAACCTCCGCACCCTCGACGTCCAGTCCTTCCGGGCCGCGGCGCTCGACGGCTCCCTCTACATGGCCGTCGTCGGTGCCGTCCCCTTCCTCCTTCCCCTGCTGTTCCAGGAGGTCTTCGGGTGGGGCGCGGTGAAGTCCGGCGCGGTCGTGCTGTTCGTCTTCGTCGGCAACATCGGGATCAAGCCCGCGACGACGTATCTGATCAACCGGTTCGGGTTCCGGCCGCTGCTGATCGTCTCCACGCTGGGGCTCGCGGCCACGACCGCGGCCTGCGCGCTGTTCACCGCGGCCACCCCGGTCGCGGTGATCGCGGTCGTCGCGGCGCTCGGCGGCGTCGCCCGCTCGGCCGGACTCACCGGCTACTCGACGATCGCCTTCAGCGAGCTGCGCCCGGATCGGCTGCGCGACGCCAACGCCCTCTTCGCCACCGGCCAGCAACTGGCCGCGGGGCTCGGCGTGGCGATCGCCGCGGCGGCGCTGCGCGGGGGCGCGGCCCTCACGGACGCTCCGCGCTCGGCGTACGCCGTCGCGTTCGTGGTGCTCGGTGCGCTCTGTCTGGTGCCGACGGTTGGCGCCCTACGGCTGCGGCCGGGGGCGGGCGATGCCGTGCGGCGCGTCGTCGCAGGTCAGAGGGGTGTGACCCAAGCCATCGTCTCAGATAGTAGGAAGTCCGAGTAA
- a CDS encoding GNAT family N-acetyltransferase: MTSRPRTTHTADLTPAELCAVRALLDEAFEGDFGDEDWDHSLGGLHVLVHDERGIAAHGAVIQRRARHRGRSLRVGYVEAVAVRADVRRTGLGGQVMAELERIVDTAYGLGALSASDKGALLYTARGWQVWPGRICALGPEGVVRLAEEEGSTFVRPATAGPLDPAYELVFDWRDGDVL; the protein is encoded by the coding sequence GTGACCTCCCGACCCCGCACCACCCACACCGCGGACCTCACCCCCGCCGAACTCTGCGCCGTCCGCGCCCTCCTGGACGAGGCCTTCGAAGGGGACTTCGGTGACGAGGACTGGGACCACAGCCTCGGTGGCCTGCATGTCCTCGTGCACGACGAGCGGGGGATCGCTGCCCATGGCGCGGTGATCCAGCGCCGGGCCCGGCATCGCGGCCGCTCGCTCCGCGTCGGGTACGTGGAGGCCGTCGCCGTACGGGCGGATGTCCGGCGTACGGGACTCGGCGGGCAGGTGATGGCCGAGCTGGAGCGGATCGTCGACACGGCGTACGGGCTGGGCGCGCTCTCCGCGAGCGACAAGGGCGCGCTCCTCTACACGGCTCGCGGCTGGCAGGTCTGGCCCGGGCGGATCTGCGCGCTCGGCCCGGAGGGTGTCGTGCGGCTGGCGGAGGAGGAGGGCAGCACGTTCGTGCGCCCCGCGACGGCCGGCCCGCTCGATCCGGCGTACGAGCTGGTCTTCGACTGGCGGGACGGCGACGTGCTGTGA